In one Denitratisoma sp. genomic region, the following are encoded:
- a CDS encoding TetR/AcrR family transcriptional regulator, with product MAKPEPNRQQLDRAAWIKAALDILAEKGLDGIRVEVLAKRLKVTKGSFYWHFKDRRDLLDAVLETWKEGRIRDIQKQTRAVPGEELPRAYHVIEVYSANRNRKGMHIEMAMRDWARRDAAAAAVVEEVDAARLEFGRRGFEARGMPPREASSRSLLLYAYVFGLSLMSCGKFDADMGEMKRWIADRIAR from the coding sequence ATGGCCAAACCCGAGCCGAACCGACAGCAGCTGGACCGCGCCGCCTGGATCAAGGCGGCGCTGGACATCCTCGCCGAGAAAGGCCTCGACGGCATCCGTGTCGAGGTGCTGGCCAAGCGCCTGAAGGTCACCAAGGGCAGCTTCTACTGGCACTTCAAGGACCGCCGCGACCTGCTCGACGCCGTGCTCGAGACCTGGAAGGAAGGGCGCATCCGCGACATCCAGAAACAGACGCGCGCCGTGCCCGGCGAGGAACTGCCGCGCGCCTACCACGTCATCGAGGTCTACAGCGCCAACCGCAACCGCAAGGGCATGCACATCGAGATGGCCATGCGCGACTGGGCGCGGCGCGACGCGGCCGCCGCCGCGGTGGTGGAGGAAGTCGACGCCGCCCGCCTGGAATTCGGCCGCCGGGGCTTCGAGGCGCGCGGCATGCCGCCGCGGGAGGCCTCCAGCCGCAGCCTGCTGCTCTACGCCTACGTGTTCGGCCTGAGCCTGATGAGTTGCGGCAAGTTCGATGCCGACATGGGTGAAATGAAGCGCTGGATCGCCGACAGAATAGCGCGCTAG
- a CDS encoding electron transfer flavoprotein subunit beta/FixA family protein, whose protein sequence is MKILVPVKRVVDYNVKVRVKGDGSGVDLANVKMSMNPFDEIAVEEAVRLKEAGIATEVVAVSCGVAACQETLRTALAIGADRAILVETDVELQPLAVAKLMKAVAAKEGPQVVIFGKQAIDDDANQTGQMFAALMGWPQATFASKVVIADGKATVTREIDGGLETVELKLPAVVTTDLRLNEPRYATLPNIMKAKKKPLDTLKPGDLGVDVAPRLTTLKVVEPPKRAGGTKVADVKQLVDKLKNEAKVI, encoded by the coding sequence TTGAAGATCCTCGTACCGGTCAAGCGCGTGGTTGACTACAACGTCAAGGTACGCGTCAAGGGCGACGGTTCCGGCGTGGACCTCGCCAACGTCAAGATGTCGATGAACCCCTTCGACGAGATTGCCGTCGAGGAAGCCGTCCGCCTCAAGGAAGCCGGCATCGCCACCGAGGTGGTCGCGGTGTCCTGCGGCGTCGCCGCCTGCCAGGAGACCCTGCGCACGGCGCTGGCCATCGGCGCCGACCGCGCCATCCTGGTCGAGACCGACGTCGAACTGCAGCCGCTCGCCGTGGCCAAGCTGATGAAGGCGGTGGCCGCGAAGGAGGGCCCGCAGGTCGTCATCTTCGGCAAGCAGGCCATCGACGACGATGCCAACCAGACCGGCCAGATGTTCGCTGCCCTGATGGGCTGGCCGCAGGCGACCTTCGCCTCGAAAGTCGTCATCGCCGACGGCAAGGCGACCGTGACGCGCGAGATCGACGGCGGTCTCGAGACCGTCGAGCTGAAGCTGCCGGCGGTGGTCACCACCGACCTGCGCCTGAACGAGCCGCGCTACGCCACGCTGCCGAACATCATGAAGGCCAAGAAGAAGCCGCTCGACACCCTGAAGCCGGGCGACCTCGGCGTCGACGTGGCGCCGCGCCTGACCACGCTGAAGGTGGTCGAGCCGCCCAAGCGCGCCGGCGGTACCAAGGTGGCCGACGTCAAGCAGCTGGTCGACAAACTCAAGAATGAAGCGAAGGTGATCTGA